The following are from one region of the Gammaproteobacteria bacterium genome:
- a CDS encoding aspartate aminotransferase family protein has protein sequence MNTYARLPVTFVKGEGVWLWDDRGERYLDALSGVAVCGLGHCHPRLTKAICEQAGTLIHTSNLFHIEKQERLADRLTELSGMDNAFFCNSGAEANEAAIKLARLHGHNKGISLPTIIVMERSFHGRTMATLTASGNRKVQAGFEPLLSGFVRVPYNNMDAITQVAANNKDVVAVLVEPFQGEGGVNIPEVHYLQELRHLCNQNDWLLMLDEVQSGIGRSGKWFAFQHSQIMPDVVTLAKGLGGGVAIGGCLAKGIAAEVFKPGNHASTFGGNPLACAAAIETLSVIVDEGLLDHATRLGDFMRNRLRDQLADVAGVVQVRGQGLIIGVELAVPCGELVKKALERKLLINVTSDKVIRLLPAFVMRQDEAEQVVSITCSLIKEFLNN, from the coding sequence ATGAATACCTACGCACGGTTACCTGTTACCTTCGTCAAAGGCGAAGGAGTGTGGTTATGGGATGACCGGGGTGAGCGTTATCTGGATGCATTGTCCGGTGTTGCTGTGTGCGGATTGGGGCATTGCCATCCGAGATTGACCAAAGCGATTTGTGAGCAAGCCGGAACGTTGATTCACACATCCAATCTTTTCCATATCGAGAAGCAGGAACGTTTGGCCGACCGCTTGACGGAATTGTCAGGAATGGATAACGCATTTTTCTGCAATTCCGGCGCCGAGGCAAACGAAGCGGCCATCAAGCTGGCCCGGCTGCATGGACATAACAAAGGCATATCGCTGCCTACCATCATTGTCATGGAGCGGTCATTTCACGGCCGTACTATGGCGACGCTCACGGCTAGCGGAAACCGCAAGGTGCAAGCCGGGTTCGAGCCGTTATTATCCGGTTTTGTGCGTGTTCCCTATAACAATATGGATGCGATTACACAAGTTGCCGCCAACAATAAGGATGTTGTGGCCGTATTGGTAGAACCCTTTCAGGGCGAAGGCGGGGTCAATATACCCGAGGTGCATTATCTGCAGGAATTGCGCCATTTGTGCAATCAGAATGACTGGCTGTTGATGCTGGATGAGGTGCAATCCGGTATCGGGCGCAGCGGCAAATGGTTTGCGTTCCAGCATAGTCAGATCATGCCGGATGTCGTCACCTTGGCCAAAGGCCTGGGAGGCGGAGTGGCGATCGGTGGTTGTCTGGCCAAAGGGATAGCGGCGGAAGTCTTTAAGCCGGGCAACCATGCTTCCACGTTTGGCGGCAATCCGTTAGCCTGTGCTGCGGCGATCGAGACGCTGAGCGTGATCGTCGATGAGGGGTTGCTCGATCATGCAACCCGCTTGGGTGATTTCATGCGCAACCGGCTGCGGGATCAACTGGCCGATGTCGCGGGTGTCGTGCAAGTCAGAGGCCAGGGCTTGATTATTGGCGTCGAACTTGCAGTACCTTGCGGTGAGCTGGTGAAAAAGGCCTTGGAGAGGAAATTACTGATTAATGTGACATCGGATAAAGTGATTCGTTTGTTGCCCGCGTTTGTAATGCGGCAGGATGAAGCTGAGCAAGTGGTGAGTATTACATGCTCGTTGATAAAGGAATTCTTGAATAACTAA
- the argF gene encoding ornithine carbamoyltransferase: MQLKHFLQFKDFSRDEYEHLFARARWIKQEFKQYRQYWPLTDRTLAMIFDKSSTRTRLSFEAGMHQLGGAAIYLSTRDTQLGRGEPVEDAARVISRMVDLVMIRTYQHDIVSRFAEYSRVPVINGLTDEYHPCQIMSDIFTYIEYRGAIEGKTVAWIGDSNNMCSTWLQAAEIFNFKVHVSTPPGYDIDPDRIGLKSSAHFEKFTSPHQAVTGVDLVTTDVWTSMGFEAEAEQRKNDFAEFCVDQEMMALAKPDALFMHCLPAHRGEEVSAEVLDGPQSVVWDEAENRLHTQKALMEYLLLGRVNTGS; encoded by the coding sequence ATGCAATTAAAGCATTTTCTGCAATTCAAAGATTTTAGTCGTGACGAATATGAGCATCTGTTCGCGCGCGCCCGCTGGATAAAGCAAGAGTTCAAGCAATACCGGCAATACTGGCCGTTGACGGATCGTACGCTGGCGATGATATTCGACAAGAGTTCGACACGCACGCGCTTATCGTTCGAAGCCGGTATGCATCAATTGGGCGGTGCAGCCATTTATTTGTCGACGCGCGATACTCAGCTGGGACGCGGGGAACCGGTGGAAGATGCGGCGCGTGTGATTTCCCGCATGGTCGATCTGGTGATGATCCGGACGTATCAGCATGACATTGTCAGCCGCTTTGCGGAATACTCCAGAGTGCCGGTTATCAATGGTTTAACCGATGAGTATCATCCCTGTCAGATCATGAGTGATATTTTTACTTATATTGAATACCGCGGCGCTATTGAAGGCAAAACCGTAGCATGGATCGGCGATTCCAATAATATGTGCAGCACTTGGCTGCAAGCGGCCGAAATTTTCAATTTCAAAGTGCATGTCTCGACACCACCTGGTTACGATATCGATCCAGATCGGATAGGACTGAAAAGCAGCGCACACTTTGAGAAATTTACCAGCCCCCATCAGGCAGTAACGGGAGTTGATCTGGTCACCACCGATGTGTGGACCAGTATGGGATTCGAAGCGGAAGCGGAACAAAGAAAAAATGACTTTGCCGAGTTCTGTGTCGATCAGGAAATGATGGCACTGGCAAAACCGGATGCATTGTTTATGCACTGCCTGCCGGCTCATCGGGGTGAAGAGGTCAGCGCCGAAGTGCTGGATGGACCGCAATCGGTGGTATGGGACGAAGCCGAGAACCGGCTGCATACGCAAAAAGCATTGATGGAGTATTTGCTGTTGGGCAGAGTCAATACAGGAAGTTAA
- the gyrA gene encoding DNA gyrase subunit A, which translates to MNQFAKETLPISLEEEMRRSYLDYAMSVIVGRALPDVRDGLKPVHRRVLFAMHELSNDWNRPYKKSARIVGDVIGKYHPHGDTAVYDTIVRMAQDFSLRYMLVDGQGNFGSVDGDNAAAMRYTEIRMSRIAHELLVDLDKETVDFGPNYDGSEQEPLILPAKIPNLLINGSSGIAVGMATNIPPHNLGEVIDACLALLGNPEISIDELIELIPAPDFPTAGIIYGVEGVKDGYRTGRGRVVMRARTHFEDMEKGSRQCIVIDELPYQVNKANLLIRIGELVRDKKVEGISDLRDESDKSGMRVVIELKRGEMPEVILNNLYKETQMQDTFGMNMVALLDGQPRLLNLKQILDAFLRHRREVVTRRTVFELKKARERGHILEGLAVALSNVDEIIALIKAAATPADAKTALMAKAWRSALVKEMLERAIADANALRPEGLDAAFGLQSQGYYLSDEQAQAILDLRLQRLTGLEQEKIVNEYKEIIDKIIDFLDILANPERITRIITEELDAIRQQFGDKRRSEIILDTRDLSVEDLITPADVVVTLSHSGYIKSQLLDDYHAQKRGGRGKLATSTKEDDFIDKLFIANTHDYILCFSSLGRVYWIKVYEVPQGGRQSRGKPIINWVQLEEGEKINAVLPVKTFDDDHFVFMATAFGTVKKTPLSEFSRPRNNGIIAIGLDEGDYLIGVELTDGKHDVMLFSDNGKAMRFDENDVRPMGRAARGVRGMKLGSGQQVISMLVAESEELAVLTATENGFGKRTPISEYTRHNRGTQGMIAIITSARNGKVVAAKLVKQDDEIMLITSGGVMIRTRVNEVREMSRATQGVTLINLDPGEKLAGLERVIESEESEDSEGDG; encoded by the coding sequence ATGAATCAGTTTGCCAAGGAAACCCTGCCCATCAGCCTTGAAGAGGAGATGCGGCGTTCCTATCTTGATTATGCAATGAGCGTCATTGTCGGACGCGCCCTGCCCGATGTTCGCGATGGCTTGAAACCGGTGCACCGGCGCGTGCTGTTTGCCATGCACGAGCTCTCCAACGACTGGAACAGACCCTACAAAAAATCCGCGCGTATCGTCGGTGACGTCATCGGTAAATACCATCCGCATGGCGATACCGCCGTCTATGACACCATCGTCCGTATGGCGCAAGATTTCTCATTGCGTTACATGTTGGTCGACGGGCAGGGCAACTTCGGTTCTGTCGATGGCGACAATGCCGCAGCCATGCGGTATACCGAGATCCGCATGTCTCGCATCGCGCATGAGCTGCTGGTCGATTTGGATAAAGAAACAGTCGACTTTGGTCCGAACTACGATGGCTCGGAACAAGAACCGCTGATTCTACCCGCCAAAATCCCGAATCTGCTGATCAACGGCTCTTCCGGTATCGCTGTCGGTATGGCGACCAATATCCCGCCGCATAATTTGGGCGAAGTCATCGATGCCTGCCTGGCGCTGCTTGGAAACCCGGAAATCAGCATCGATGAACTGATCGAACTCATCCCGGCACCCGACTTTCCGACCGCCGGCATCATTTACGGCGTCGAAGGCGTCAAAGACGGCTACCGCACCGGCCGGGGGCGCGTGGTGATGCGCGCACGCACGCATTTTGAAGACATGGAAAAAGGCAGCCGCCAATGTATCGTCATCGACGAGCTGCCGTACCAGGTCAACAAAGCCAATCTATTGATACGTATCGGCGAATTGGTGCGCGACAAGAAAGTCGAAGGCATTTCCGATCTGCGCGACGAATCCGACAAATCCGGCATGCGCGTCGTCATCGAACTGAAGCGCGGCGAGATGCCCGAAGTCATTCTGAACAATCTGTACAAAGAAACACAGATGCAGGATACGTTCGGCATGAACATGGTGGCGTTGCTCGATGGCCAGCCGCGCCTGCTGAACTTGAAACAAATCCTCGATGCCTTCTTGCGTCACCGCCGTGAAGTCGTCACCCGGCGCACGGTTTTCGAACTGAAGAAAGCACGCGAACGCGGCCATATCCTGGAAGGCTTGGCGGTTGCGCTATCGAATGTCGACGAAATTATCGCATTGATCAAAGCCGCAGCGACCCCGGCCGATGCCAAAACCGCCTTAATGGCCAAGGCTTGGCGCTCGGCATTGGTCAAGGAAATGCTTGAGCGCGCCATTGCCGATGCCAATGCACTGCGCCCCGAAGGGCTGGATGCCGCTTTCGGCCTGCAATCGCAGGGCTACTATTTGTCCGATGAGCAAGCGCAAGCGATCCTGGATTTGCGTCTGCAACGTCTGACCGGCTTGGAACAGGAAAAGATCGTCAACGAATACAAGGAAATCATCGATAAAATCATCGACTTTCTGGATATTCTCGCCAATCCGGAGCGCATTACCCGCATCATCACGGAAGAACTCGATGCCATTCGTCAGCAATTCGGCGATAAACGCCGCAGCGAAATCATTCTCGACACGCGGGATTTAAGTGTCGAAGACCTGATTACACCGGCCGATGTCGTTGTGACACTATCGCATAGCGGCTATATCAAGTCGCAATTGCTCGACGATTACCACGCGCAAAAACGCGGCGGACGCGGTAAGCTGGCAACCAGCACCAAAGAAGACGACTTTATCGACAAGCTGTTCATCGCCAACACGCATGACTATATTTTGTGCTTCTCCAGTCTGGGACGTGTATATTGGATCAAGGTCTACGAAGTACCGCAAGGTGGGCGGCAGTCACGCGGCAAGCCGATCATTAATTGGGTACAGCTGGAAGAAGGTGAAAAAATCAACGCCGTACTGCCGGTCAAAACCTTTGACGACGATCACTTTGTCTTTATGGCGACGGCTTTCGGCACGGTCAAGAAAACACCGCTGTCGGAATTCTCCCGTCCGCGCAATAACGGCATCATCGCCATCGGCTTGGACGAAGGCGATTATTTGATCGGTGTCGAGTTGACCGACGGCAAACACGACGTCATGCTGTTTTCGGATAATGGCAAAGCCATGCGTTTCGATGAGAACGATGTGCGTCCGATGGGACGCGCCGCTCGCGGGGTACGCGGCATGAAACTCGGCTCCGGACAGCAAGTCATTTCAATGCTGGTCGCCGAGAGTGAAGAGCTGGCGGTGCTCACCGCCACGGAAAACGGCTTCGGTAAACGCACGCCGATCAGCGAATACACCCGCCACAATCGCGGCACGCAAGGTATGATCGCGATCATCACCAGCGCGCGCAACGGCAAAGTGGTCGCGGCAAAACTGGTCAAGCAGGATGACGAAATCATGCTGATCACCTCTGGCGGCGTCATGATCCGCACGCGTGTCAACGAAGTGCGCGAAATGAGCCGTGCCACGCAAGGCGTCACCTTGATCAATCTCGATCCGGGCGAGAAACTGGCCGGATTGGAACGCGTCATCGAAAGTGAAGAAAGCGAAGACAGCGAAGGTGACGGTTAG
- the serC gene encoding 3-phosphoserine/phosphohydroxythreonine transaminase, which translates to MEQIYNFSAGPAVLPKEVLQQARDEMLDWHGSGMSVMEMSHRGKEFMSIAEQTENDLRELAGIPQNYKVLFLQGGASSQFAMVPMNLLRGKTMADYINTGQWSAKAIEEASRYCSVNVAASSKDANFSYVPPQHGWRLNTQAAYVHYTSNETIGGVEFHWVPEVEVPLVADMSSDILSRPLDVSRFGLIYAGAQKNLGPAGLTLVIVREDLLGKPLPGTPTLYDYQIHAQNDSMYNTPPTYAMYITGLVFAWLKKQGGLAAMEKINMTKANLMYDYLDSTDFYHCPVAKTDRSRMNVPFTLKDSALDGEFLKQAQHHGLLQLKGHRSVGGMRASIYNAMPVEGVAKLVAYMKEFASRHA; encoded by the coding sequence ATGGAACAGATCTACAATTTCAGTGCCGGACCTGCGGTTCTTCCAAAGGAAGTATTGCAGCAAGCACGCGACGAAATGCTGGATTGGCACGGCAGCGGCATGTCGGTGATGGAAATGAGCCATCGCGGCAAGGAATTCATGTCGATCGCGGAACAAACAGAAAACGATTTACGCGAATTGGCCGGCATTCCGCAAAATTATAAGGTGCTGTTCCTGCAAGGCGGCGCTTCCAGTCAATTTGCCATGGTACCGATGAATTTACTGCGCGGCAAAACCATGGCAGATTACATCAACACCGGCCAATGGTCAGCCAAAGCGATCGAAGAAGCCAGCCGCTATTGCAGCGTCAATGTCGCCGCTTCGTCCAAAGACGCGAACTTCTCTTATGTGCCGCCGCAACACGGCTGGCGCCTCAATACGCAAGCAGCGTATGTGCATTACACCAGCAACGAAACCATCGGTGGTGTCGAATTTCATTGGGTACCTGAAGTCGAGGTTCCATTGGTTGCCGATATGTCTTCCGACATCCTGTCGCGGCCGTTGGATGTCAGCCGCTTCGGTTTGATTTATGCCGGCGCGCAGAAAAACCTCGGACCCGCCGGATTGACACTGGTCATCGTGCGCGAAGATTTATTAGGAAAACCTCTGCCCGGCACGCCGACCTTGTACGATTATCAAATTCACGCCCAAAACGATTCGATGTACAACACACCGCCCACTTATGCCATGTACATCACCGGCTTGGTGTTCGCCTGGCTGAAGAAACAGGGCGGACTGGCAGCGATGGAAAAAATCAATATGACCAAGGCGAATCTGATGTATGACTATCTCGACAGCACCGATTTCTACCATTGCCCGGTGGCGAAAACCGACCGCTCGCGCATGAATGTGCCGTTCACACTGAAAGATTCCGCGTTGGACGGTGAATTTCTCAAACAAGCGCAACACCACGGTTTATTGCAACTGAAAGGTCATCGTTCGGTCGGCGGTATGCGGGCATCGATCTACAATGCCATGCCGGTCGAAGGTGTCGCCAAACTTGTCGCATACATGAAGGAGTTTGCCAGCCGCCATGCCTGA
- the rpsG gene encoding 30S ribosomal protein S7: MPRRREVPKREILPDPKYHNVELAKFVNVLMTRGKKSVAERIIYGALEHISKKTGSDPLEVFTQALTNVRPIVEVKSRRVGGANYQVPVEVRSVRRNALAMRWLRDAARKRSEKSMDARLAGELAEAAEGRGGAVKKREEVHRMAESNKAFSHFRF; this comes from the coding sequence ATGCCAAGACGTAGAGAAGTGCCAAAGCGGGAAATATTGCCGGATCCAAAATACCATAATGTCGAATTGGCAAAGTTTGTAAATGTGCTTATGACGCGTGGTAAAAAGTCCGTGGCCGAGAGAATTATTTATGGTGCGTTGGAGCATATAAGCAAAAAAACCGGAAGTGATCCATTAGAAGTTTTTACGCAAGCACTGACTAATGTTCGTCCAATTGTGGAAGTAAAAAGTCGCCGTGTGGGTGGAGCCAACTATCAAGTGCCGGTTGAGGTGCGGTCAGTGCGTCGTAATGCGTTGGCCATGCGTTGGTTAAGGGATGCAGCCAGAAAGAGAAGCGAAAAATCGATGGATGCGAGATTGGCGGGTGAATTGGCCGAAGCGGCAGAAGGGCGTGGTGGTGCGGTAAAGAAACGGGAAGAAGTTCATAGAATGGCAGAATCCAATAAGGCATTCTCGCACTTTAGATTTTAA
- a CDS encoding argininosuccinate synthase produces MKKINKVVLAFSGGLDTSVILKWLQDTYQCEVVTFTADIGQGEEVEPARAKAKQFGVKEIYIDDLREEFVRDFVFPMFRANTIYEGEYLLGTSIARPLIAKRQIEIAKETGADAVSHGATGKGNDQVRFELGYYALQPDIHVIAPWREWDLTSREKLLQYAERHGIPVEMKKKAGSPYSMDANLLHISYEGRILEDPAVEPEESMWRWSVSPETAPDQPEYLDIEFKRGDVVALNGTALSPASVLEKLNQLGGKHGIGRLDLVENRYVGMKSRGCYETPGGTILLRAHRAIESITLDREVAHLKDDLMPRYAALIYNGYWWSPERKMLQTMIDASQEKVNGWVRLKLYKGNVIVAGRDSQTDSLFDPTIATFEDDAGAYNQGDAAGFIKLNALRMRIAANAEKKKIKK; encoded by the coding sequence ATGAAAAAAATTAATAAAGTGGTGTTGGCATTTTCCGGAGGATTGGATACTTCTGTGATTCTGAAATGGTTGCAGGATACCTATCAATGTGAAGTTGTTACCTTTACCGCGGATATCGGGCAAGGCGAGGAGGTCGAACCGGCGCGTGCGAAAGCAAAACAGTTCGGTGTGAAGGAAATTTATATTGATGATTTGCGCGAAGAATTTGTGCGCGATTTTGTGTTTCCTATGTTCCGGGCCAATACGATCTACGAGGGTGAGTATTTGCTGGGTACCAGTATTGCGCGTCCGCTGATTGCCAAAAGGCAAATTGAGATTGCCAAGGAGACCGGCGCGGATGCGGTTTCTCATGGTGCAACCGGTAAAGGTAACGATCAAGTGCGTTTCGAGTTGGGTTATTATGCATTGCAGCCGGATATTCATGTGATCGCGCCGTGGCGTGAATGGGATTTAACCTCCCGGGAGAAGTTGTTGCAGTACGCCGAGCGGCACGGTATCCCGGTCGAAATGAAGAAGAAAGCAGGATCACCTTACAGTATGGATGCCAACCTGTTGCATATTTCTTATGAGGGCAGAATTCTGGAAGATCCGGCGGTGGAACCGGAAGAATCCATGTGGCGCTGGAGTGTGTCGCCGGAAACAGCGCCGGACCAACCTGAATATCTGGACATAGAGTTTAAACGAGGGGATGTAGTGGCATTGAACGGCACTGCATTATCACCGGCGAGTGTGCTGGAAAAGCTTAACCAATTAGGCGGAAAACACGGCATTGGCCGACTGGATTTGGTGGAGAATCGCTACGTCGGCATGAAGTCGCGCGGGTGTTATGAAACGCCGGGTGGAACAATTTTGTTGCGAGCGCATCGCGCCATAGAGTCGATTACGCTGGACCGCGAAGTGGCGCATTTAAAAGACGACTTGATGCCACGCTATGCAGCTCTGATTTACAACGGTTATTGGTGGAGTCCGGAACGCAAAATGTTGCAAACGATGATCGATGCGAGTCAGGAAAAAGTAAATGGCTGGGTGAGATTGAAGCTATATAAAGGAAATGTCATTGTGGCCGGCCGGGATTCGCAAACCGATTCCTTGTTTGATCCAACCATTGCGACGTTCGAAGACGACGCCGGTGCTTACAATCAAGGGGATGCGGCGGGATTCATCAAATTGAATGCTTTGAGAATGCGTATTGCGGCTAATGCTGAAAAGAAAAAAATCAAAAAATAA
- the fusA gene encoding elongation factor G: protein MARKTPIERYRNIGIMAHIDAGKTTTTERVLFYTGVSHKLGEVHDGAATMDWMEQEQERGITITSAATTCFWRGMGGNYPEHRINIIDTPGHVDFTIEVERSLRVLDGACTVFCAVGGVQPQTETVWRQANKYQVPRLAFVNKMDRSGANFMRVYEQIKTRLKAVPVPIQLPIGAEDKFEGIVDLVKMKAIYWDDESRGMKFEERDIPANLKEDAKVWREKMVESAAEANEELMNKYLENGDLEIPEIKSGLRTRTINNEIVPMMCGTAFKNKGVQAMLDAVIDYMPSPTDILAIQGESENGEADKRSADDNEPFSALAFKIATDPYVGQLIFFRVYSGVVVSGDTVYNPVKGKKERIGRILQMHANQREEIKEVRAGDIAAAVGLKDVVTGDTLCDPQKVITLERMDFPEPVIHVAVEPKTKIDQEKMGIALNRLAQEDPSFRVRTDEESGQTIISGMGELHLEIIVDRMKREFGVEANVGAPQVAYREAIRKSVEIEGKFVKQSGGRGQYGHVWLKMEPNEAGKGFEFVDEIKGGAVPREYIPAVEKGLLETLPSGVLAGYPVVDVKVTLFDGSYHDVDSNENAFKMAASIAFKDGMRKASPVLLEPMMAVEVESPEDFMGNVVGDLSSRRGMIQGMEDVPGFKVIRAEVPLAEMFGYSTALRSATQGRATYSMEFKHYSEAPKNVADAIINKK from the coding sequence GTGGCAAGAAAAACTCCAATAGAGCGTTATAGAAACATAGGTATTATGGCGCATATCGACGCGGGAAAAACGACGACTACCGAGCGTGTGCTTTTTTATACTGGTGTGTCACATAAACTGGGTGAAGTTCATGATGGCGCGGCAACTATGGACTGGATGGAGCAGGAGCAGGAAAGAGGTATTACGATTACGTCAGCAGCGACGACTTGTTTCTGGAGAGGGATGGGCGGAAATTATCCCGAGCATCGGATTAACATCATAGACACTCCTGGGCACGTCGATTTCACTATTGAGGTAGAACGTTCGCTACGTGTGCTGGATGGGGCGTGTACGGTTTTTTGCGCGGTAGGTGGCGTGCAACCGCAGACAGAAACGGTTTGGAGGCAAGCAAATAAGTATCAAGTGCCCCGTTTAGCGTTTGTGAATAAGATGGATCGTTCGGGTGCAAATTTTATGCGTGTTTATGAGCAGATTAAAACGCGATTAAAAGCAGTGCCAGTGCCGATACAGTTGCCAATTGGTGCTGAAGATAAGTTTGAGGGTATTGTCGATCTGGTAAAGATGAAGGCTATTTACTGGGATGATGAAAGTCGTGGAATGAAATTTGAAGAACGAGACATACCTGCAAATTTAAAAGAGGATGCTAAGGTATGGCGTGAAAAAATGGTTGAATCCGCGGCGGAAGCAAATGAAGAGTTAATGAATAAGTATCTTGAAAACGGGGATTTGGAAATTCCCGAGATCAAGAGTGGTTTGCGCACGCGAACAATAAATAATGAAATAGTGCCTATGATGTGTGGCACGGCCTTTAAAAATAAAGGTGTGCAAGCGATGCTGGATGCGGTTATAGATTATATGCCATCGCCTACGGATATATTGGCAATACAGGGTGAGAGTGAAAATGGTGAGGCAGATAAACGTAGTGCAGACGATAACGAACCATTTTCGGCATTGGCATTCAAGATTGCAACAGATCCTTATGTAGGGCAGCTAATTTTCTTCCGGGTTTATTCGGGTGTCGTTGTGTCTGGTGATACGGTTTATAATCCGGTTAAGGGCAAAAAAGAAAGAATTGGTCGGATTCTGCAAATGCACGCTAATCAGCGTGAAGAAATTAAAGAAGTGCGTGCGGGTGATATAGCGGCTGCCGTCGGTTTGAAGGATGTCGTCACGGGGGATACTCTATGTGATCCGCAAAAAGTGATTACATTGGAAAGAATGGATTTTCCTGAACCAGTAATTCATGTCGCTGTTGAGCCAAAAACAAAAATAGATCAGGAAAAAATGGGAATTGCGCTTAACAGATTAGCGCAAGAGGACCCTTCATTTAGGGTGCGGACTGATGAAGAATCGGGCCAAACAATTATTTCTGGAATGGGAGAGTTACATTTAGAAATTATTGTGGATCGCATGAAACGGGAATTCGGTGTGGAAGCGAATGTTGGTGCGCCACAAGTTGCCTATCGCGAAGCAATAAGAAAATCTGTGGAAATAGAAGGGAAATTTGTTAAACAATCAGGCGGGCGTGGTCAATACGGTCATGTATGGCTAAAAATGGAACCGAATGAAGCAGGTAAGGGCTTTGAGTTTGTCGATGAGATAAAAGGTGGAGCAGTGCCTCGCGAATATATACCGGCAGTCGAAAAAGGATTGTTGGAGACACTGCCAAGTGGGGTGCTGGCGGGCTATCCGGTTGTTGATGTTAAAGTTACTCTTTTTGATGGTTCATATCACGACGTTGATTCTAATGAAAACGCATTCAAAATGGCAGCATCGATAGCATTTAAAGATGGTATGCGTAAAGCCAGTCCGGTGTTATTAGAGCCAATGATGGCGGTAGAGGTTGAATCTCCCGAAGATTTTATGGGTAATGTGGTAGGAGATTTATCATCAAGGCGCGGCATGATACAAGGAATGGAAGATGTGCCTGGATTTAAAGTAATTCGCGCTGAAGTTCCGTTGGCGGAGATGTTTGGTTATTCAACGGCGCTGAGGTCCGCTACACAAGGAAGGGCAACTTATTCAATGGAGTTTAAACATTATTCTGAAGCTCCAAAGAATGTGGCAGATGCGATAATTAACAAAAAATAA
- a CDS encoding YajQ family cyclic di-GMP-binding protein yields the protein MPTFDIVSEVDKQEVRNAVDQVNKEVGTRFDFKGSDAGVEQTDFQLTVFADDEFKLEQILDILRTRLTKRNVDVRCLEKGQVEKISGNKVKQTVTVKTGLETELAKKIIKHIKDSKLKVQASIQGDVVRVTGAKKDVLQETIQLIRKMIDDFPLQFQNFRD from the coding sequence ATGCCTACGTTTGATATCGTTTCGGAAGTGGATAAACAAGAAGTCAGAAATGCTGTCGATCAGGTGAACAAAGAGGTAGGTACCCGGTTTGATTTTAAGGGCTCCGATGCCGGAGTCGAGCAAACGGATTTTCAGTTGACAGTGTTTGCCGATGACGAGTTTAAGCTGGAACAGATACTGGATATTCTCAGAACCAGATTAACAAAGCGTAACGTCGACGTGCGTTGTCTGGAAAAAGGTCAAGTGGAGAAAATCAGCGGAAACAAAGTAAAGCAGACAGTGACCGTTAAGACGGGATTGGAAACGGAATTAGCGAAAAAAATTATCAAGCATATAAAGGACAGCAAACTTAAAGTGCAAGCCAGCATTCAAGGGGATGTGGTACGTGTAACAGGAGCAAAGAAGGATGTGCTGCAAGAAACAATTCAGTTGATAAGAAAAATGATTGATGATTTTCCGCTGCAATTTCAAAATTTCAGGGATTAA
- the rpsL gene encoding 30S ribosomal protein S12 encodes MPTISQLVRKPRVAKRVKSNVPALENSPQKRGVCTRVYTTTPKKPNSALRKVARVRLTNGFEVTSYIGGEGHNLQEHSVVLIRGGRVKDLPGVRYHTVRGSLDTAGVKDRKQGRSKYGSKKPKTA; translated from the coding sequence ATGCCGACAATCAGTCAGTTAGTTCGAAAACCGCGCGTTGCTAAACGAGTAAAAAGTAATGTTCCAGCGCTAGAGAACAGCCCGCAAAAAAGAGGAGTATGCACAAGGGTGTATACGACAACGCCCAAAAAGCCGAATTCGGCACTGCGTAAGGTGGCAAGGGTTAGATTGACGAATGGTTTTGAGGTAACGAGTTATATCGGTGGCGAAGGACATAACCTTCAGGAACACTCGGTTGTGCTGATACGCGGTGGTCGTGTAAAGGATTTGCCGGGTGTGCGCTATCACACCGTTAGGGGTAGTCTGGATACGGCAGGAGTTAAAGATCGCAAGCAGGGGCGGTCAAAATATGGCTCTAAGAAACCAAAAACTGCTTAA